The Solanum lycopersicum chromosome 9, SLM_r2.1 genome window below encodes:
- the LOC101254330 gene encoding uncharacterized protein, with amino-acid sequence MESLCANYASSDEEEQVTLPPPKSTSSFLSLPAPNSHDQQLRPPNVGITTSSSSSLFSVLPPPKTTMEDPPLLNSSDPKPKRVVQFKPPVNPFSLKSYSLDEDDEDEDEKEKQRKRSRSFAQTSSVKSFLSTIPAPKNSNTLGVLGSGSGRRSTIQADVPVPDPVSSNEVLVNSNTDYSESQQIDGSFQSVMGGFDGPSQHNADWNAQGYVNQEVYAGYDNDGASEHSPAAPPNVNYVECDSNYGAYTSYEQYGHNWTDGSSATEASTITDTAEVVFRLPGKRGRSDAPQNIVEVNQDELMKNGPREDQSRLTGIAFGPSYQPVSSKGKPSKLLKRKHQISTLYFDMKQKEMELSERRAKGMQTKAQTQGKYGW; translated from the exons ATGGAATCTTTGTGTGCAAACTATGCTTCTTCAGATGAAGAGGAACAAGTAACGCttcctcccccaaaatcaactTCTTCTTTCCTTTCACTTCCCGCACCAAATTCCCATGATCAACAACTGCGCCCACCTAATGTTGGAATTACcacatcttcttcttcttcccttttcTCTGTCCTTCCACCTCCAAAGACCACCATGGAAGATCCTCCACTCCTCAATTCCTCAGATCCTAAACCCAAAAGGGTTGTTCAATTTAAGCCTCCTGTCAACCCTTTTTCTCTCAAGTCTTATAGTCtggatgaagatgatgaagatgaggatgaaaaggaaaaacaaagaaaaaggtcTCGGTCTTTTGCTCAAACATCTTCAGTTAAATCATTTTTGTCCACTATTCCTGCTCCAAAGAACTCTAACACTTTGGGTGTTTTGGGTTCCGGCTCCGGAAGAAGATCCACCATCCAAGCAGATGTCCCTGTTCCTGATCCAGTTAGTTCGAATGAAGTTCTAGTTAATTCCAATACAGATTACAGTGAGAGCCAGCAGATTGATGGGTCGTTTCAGAGTGTAATGGGAGGTTTTGATGGTCCCTCACAACATAATGCTGATTGGAATGCACAGGGTTATGTAAACCAAGAAGTGTATGCTGGATATGATAATGATGGGGCTAGTGAACATTCTCCTGCGGCTCCACCAAATGTGAATTATGTTGAGTGTGACAGTAATTATGGCGCTTACACTAGTTACGAACAGTATGGTCATAATTGGACTGATGGGTCTAGTGCAACAGAAGCATCAACAATTACTGATACGGCTGAAGTTGTATTTAGATTGCCTGGGAAGAGAGGCAGGAGTGACGCTCCACAGAATATTGTTGAGGTGAACCAGGATGAGTTGATGAAGAATGGGCCAAGGGAAGACCAAAGCAGGCTCACTGGGATTGCCTTTGGGCCATCTTACCAG CCTGTTTCGAGCAAGGGAAAGCCTTCTAAGCTGCTCAAAAGAAAGCATCAAATTAGTACTTTATACTTCGatatgaaacaaaaagaaatggaGCTGTCAGAGCGACGGGCCAAGGGGATGCAGACAAAAGCTCAAACACAGGGAAAGTATGGTTGGTGA